Proteins encoded in a region of the Desulfobacterales bacterium genome:
- a CDS encoding tyrosine-type recombinase/integrase yields the protein MKKNKTSEIKKYKRIIIKLDDVVKIDKTLYNIFKEYMKYQTTRQISFQRLRTYEYSLRYFAYFLINNELLKIPDIKYQDIERFQKYLMNTGLSIGYSQEIMSVLRMFFLWLNDTGKIFKNPCKNIILPKRTHKVLPIPTEDELKSLLSQPDILTPIGIRDRAILEVAYSSGLRRSELENLSVRDIDFKNGSLRVIGKGKKERIIPLGKHAVFWVKKYIKEARAKLLKDNSDEISLWISEHHRKIGNAGIYDVIRKHTKRAGIKTNLSPHSLRRACVTYMLRNGAGPVHIQMLLGHSSLKHIKDYVGVSLNDIQKTHSKSNVGR from the coding sequence ATGAAAAAAAATAAAACATCGGAAATAAAAAAGTATAAAAGAATAATAATTAAACTTGATGATGTGGTTAAAATTGATAAAACTTTATACAACATCTTCAAAGAATATATGAAATACCAGACAACTCGTCAAATAAGCTTTCAAAGATTAAGAACTTACGAATACAGTTTGAGATATTTTGCATATTTTTTAATAAATAATGAGCTTCTAAAGATTCCTGACATTAAATATCAAGATATTGAAAGATTCCAGAAATATTTAATGAATACAGGCCTAAGTATTGGATATTCTCAAGAAATCATGTCAGTTTTGCGGATGTTTTTTTTATGGCTAAATGATACTGGGAAAATTTTTAAGAATCCATGCAAAAATATTATTTTACCAAAAAGAACGCACAAAGTTTTACCGATACCAACGGAAGATGAGTTAAAGAGCTTATTATCGCAGCCGGATATATTAACCCCAATTGGAATCAGGGATCGGGCTATACTGGAAGTAGCATATAGCTCGGGATTAAGACGCAGCGAACTGGAAAATCTTTCAGTTCGCGATATTGATTTTAAAAATGGGAGCTTGCGTGTAATTGGAAAAGGCAAAAAGGAAAGGATCATACCATTAGGAAAACATGCTGTTTTTTGGGTAAAAAAATATATTAAAGAGGCAAGAGCTAAACTGCTTAAAGATAATAGCGATGAAATCAGCTTATGGATTTCCGAGCATCACAGGAAGATTGGGAATGCAGGCATTTATGATGTTATCAGAAAACATACAAAAAGAGCTGGAATAAAAACCAATTTATCACCACATAGTCTGAGGAGGGCTTGTGTAACTTATATGCTTAGAAACGGAGCTGGACCTGTCCACATTCAAATGTTACTAGGTCATTCTAGTTTAAAACATATCAAGGATTATGTAGGAGTATCGTTAAATGATATTCAAAAGACACATAGTAAAAGCAATGTCGGAAGGTGA
- a CDS encoding tyrosine-type recombinase/integrase: protein MIFKRHIVKAMSEGDVMNLLIDLLDHFLKYSKALNYSANCLHSYKINVGRFIRWLEDVHEINTVELLQKKHLREWIVHLSEHVTRSGLPLKPTSMNKNIENVRMFIKYLTKQEYLYHDLVDELEYVKEPDLLPSVITHMDFRKLINNVMTDNSIGYRNRAMLEMLYSTGIRAGEMLKLNVSDVDINRATAIINGKGGGQRIVPIGKTALKYLKTYIIAVRPFLIHEKGELALFLNKEGKRMHYERFLNMIRGYARSANLDVNVTPHTFRRSCTTELLKAGANMYHVKELLGHKNLNTLKHYVKLTITDLKKTHEKCHPREKESN, encoded by the coding sequence ATGATATTCAAAAGACACATAGTAAAAGCAATGTCGGAAGGTGATGTTATGAATTTATTGATAGATTTACTGGACCATTTTTTGAAATATAGTAAAGCTTTGAATTATAGTGCGAACTGCTTACATTCATATAAGATAAATGTCGGGAGATTTATCAGATGGCTTGAAGATGTTCATGAAATAAATACTGTCGAGCTGCTTCAAAAAAAACATCTTCGGGAGTGGATTGTACATTTAAGCGAGCATGTGACACGTAGTGGATTGCCATTAAAACCTACAAGCATGAATAAAAATATTGAAAATGTCCGAATGTTTATCAAATATCTGACAAAGCAGGAGTATTTATATCATGATTTAGTTGATGAATTGGAGTATGTAAAAGAGCCTGATTTGCTTCCGAGTGTAATAACTCATATGGATTTCAGAAAATTGATAAATAACGTTATGACTGATAATTCTATAGGCTATAGAAACAGAGCGATGCTGGAGATGCTTTATTCTACAGGTATTAGGGCTGGAGAGATGTTAAAACTGAACGTATCTGATGTGGATATCAATAGAGCGACAGCAATAATAAACGGTAAAGGAGGAGGACAACGAATAGTACCAATAGGAAAGACAGCTTTAAAATATCTTAAGACATACATTATAGCTGTTAGGCCTTTTCTAATTCACGAAAAAGGAGAACTGGCTCTTTTTCTTAACAAAGAAGGAAAACGAATGCATTATGAGAGATTTTTGAACATGATCAGGGGGTATGCGAGGTCAGCCAATCTTGATGTAAATGTGACTCCACATACATTTAGGCGGAGCTGTACTACCGAGCTTCTTAAGGCTGGAGCGAATATGTATCATGTTAAGGAGTTACTTGGGCATAAGAATTTGAATACATTAAAACATTATGTAAAATTAACTATAACAGATCTTAAAAAAACCCATGAAAAATGTCA